A genome region from Leptodactylus fuscus isolate aLepFus1 chromosome 6, aLepFus1.hap2, whole genome shotgun sequence includes the following:
- the SDCBP2 gene encoding syntenin-2, with product MSLYPSLEDLKVDRALQAQSTQVNAQQQPAAIMPSAPFNPSLYPNLSELTNYMGLRLTDEEVQLNMSLVPSGGNEVAVPHTLPGGLVAPVTGNDIGLRRAEIKNGIREVILCKDENGKVGLRLQAVDKGVFVQLVQANSPASLVGLRFGDQILQIDNLDCAGWSSDKSHKALKKAGQDRISMIVRDRPFQRTITLQKDSLGHVGFVYKKGKITSLVKDGSAARNGLLTNHYLCEVNGQNVIGLKDRQIENIMASSGRSVTVTVIPTIIYEHIIKKLSSGLMKKNMDHSIPEV from the exons ATGTCTCTGTACCCATCTCTGGAGGATCTGAAGGTGGACCGGGCGTTACAG GCTCAGTCTACCCAAGTGAACGCCCAACAACAACCTGCAGCCATTATGCCATCTGCACCCTTCAATCCAA GTCTATACCCAAACCTGTCAGAACTGACCAATTACATGGGTCTTCGCCTGACGGACGAGGAAGTACAGCTGAATATGTCACTGGTTCCCTCTGGTGGAAAT GAAGTGGCAGTCCCTCACACCCTTCCAGGAGGCCTGGTGGCTCCAGTCACTGGAAACGACATTGGTCTGCGACGGGCGGAAATTAAGAATGGAATTCGGGAGGTTATCTTATGCAAGGATGAAAATGGCAAGGTGGGCCTGAGGTTGCAGGCTGTGGATAAG GGGGTGTTTGTGCAGCTTGTCCAGGCTAATTCTCCAGCCTCCCTGGTAGGCCTGAGGTTTGGGGATCAGATCCTACAGATTGATAATCTGGACTGTGCTGGGTGGAGCAGTGACAAGTCTCACAAGGCACTGAAGAAAGCCGGGCAGGACAGGATAAGCATGATAGTCCGGGACCG TCCATTCCAGCGTACAATTACTCTACAGAAAGACAGCTTGGGACATGTTGGTTTTGTTTACAAGAAGGGAAAGATCACGTCACTGGTTAAGGATGGCTCAGCCGCTAGGAATGGGCTGCTCACCAACCACTACCTGTGTGAGGTCAATGGGCAGAATGTCATTGGACTCAAG GATCGGCAGATCGAAAACATTATGGCATCATCCGGCCGCAGCGTGACCGTCACTGTGATCCCGACCATCATCTATGAGCATATTATAAAAAA ACTGTCATCTGGATTAATGAAGAAGAACATGGATCATTCCATCCCCGAGGTGTAA